AAAGAGGCCCAGCATTGCCATTAGTTCAACTCTGTCAGcattttttacaaaaaattcCTGCACAAAGCAGGCAGGGATTAGCATTCTGATGATTGGCATTTTTTTCTGTTATATAAAAATATTTCCCTAGGCAGGGTACAATCTATAGCTCAAAAAATAAATACATTTGTTTGATTTGTGGTTCAGAGAGTGAGAATGAAACTTTATAGATGTATAACAGATTATAAACTACTCTATCGTAATGTAATCAAACATATTCTAAGAAGAATAAGAGATATATTGCCACTAAATTCTAGGGATAGAAAAGGAAATGCTTTAATGGAGGAACCAGGCGGAATTACAGGCATATGAGAAGGCTATTTGTACTGGAGGATGAAACACATGCAAGTGGAAAGAcattaaaattgaaaaaaaaaactGAGAAGACATAATTTATTGGAGGTAAATGATGCAAACAAACAGAAGTATGctaatttgaaattttaaaagAAGAAACTTTAAAATGGAGTAAAATATAAGGGATACAGAAGCCAATTTTTCTTTTAAAGAAATATGATGTATTATTTGCTTACCTCACTGACATTGCTGATAGCGTAAAGCATAGACCCCGCAATTACCAACACATCCCCCTTCAAAGGGCTGCTCCCACCTATAGATGGTACAAAGTATTCATGAGCAACATAAGCAGCAGTAATAAACATGACATACCATTAAATGATTTTATCGGTCTATTTTAAATCATCATTGCAATATTTATAATCAGTTAAGTATTTTCTTCTTGAAGGTAAGGAACTTCAATTACTTGCGCACTCCATTTAATAATATGATAACACTGGTGATAAATTCATATTCTGTAACTATTTAAGACGGAGGTATAAGCACTGAGATCTATATTGAGAACAACCAAATTTACACCAACGGGAAATTGAAAGACAAGAAATTTATTCATAAATGCAACTTagaaaagaaacaaagttcaCTTGAACTATTAAATAATCAGAAATCTACAGTTGCTTACTTGAACGATCTGATGCATGTACGTCTGAGAAGATAACCAACACTAGACCGGCTACGCAAATAGCAACACCAACATATTTCCTGAATCTATATTTTGTCTTCAAAAAGAGCCAGGTGAGAAGTATAACACATGGGATTGACCAACAATCCAGAAGCATAACGCTTGTTAAGGATGTGTACTGGTATGCCTTTACAACTGCACAGAAAACATCTTGATTCAGATTTGCAGAAATCTCGAagtttctatttttctttcttcATCTAATCCTTGAATAGTTAGTATCATTATCATCTGGCTTTTCAAATACTACTGATTAGGGGTGTAATAGAGTCGAGTCGAGTCAAACACTATCAGGTTGGGCTCGAGCTCAATTAAAAGTTTGAGCTCGAACTCGAGCTTGAGCCAGACCGAGCCTTAAATTTTAAGCTTGAAACTCGGCTCGTAAAAAGTTCGATAAGCTCAAGTTCGATAAGCTGAGATCGATTTCGCCAAATATTGATTAAAACTCGAAATAGGATCGATTCGGCTCGAGGTCGCTTCGATTAAATATATAAGatattgataaaaaaaattgaatatttatacaaaattatatttataataaaaagtAAAATATAATAGAGGCTCGATAAGTCTCGCGAACTTTACGAGCCGAGTAATTTAAAGTTTGAGCTCGGCTGGGTAAGGAGCTCGAACTCGGCTCGATTATCACCTAGCCGAATTCAAATAGCCGAGCTCGAGTAACTCACAAAAAGTTTGACTTATTTACACCCCTCCTGACAATCATATTAAACATATATAGTGCAAATTGTTTATTTGTAAGAGTTCACCCGCATTCAACGAACATTTTCTGGTAATTtatcttataaaatactttagcATCTTTTTTGGCATAAACTTGTAATTGAACTTTTGACATGGGtctttgtgtgtgtgtgtgacgACTGATGAGAGTCGTTATAGTTTGCACTTTAAGCATACCACACATCTGGTCCAACTTTATAGGAGTCACCTCTAATCATGTGAAATTGTCTATATATAGTATGCTCCTGATTTTTCCATATGAGAGTATACATTGGTCATCGAGAGACTACAAAAAAAGTAGCATCTAAACTAAGATATATTAGACGATTTTACTTTTCACAACTTTAAGCATGTATATTAACTGAGGAAAATGAAAAGGGAAAAAAATTATATCCTTCATTAGCATAGATGGCTTACCTAGATAATTGGCTTCAACATCGACCAATCCTAAAAGTACATAGAAGTACCACTTTGACTGCATAATTTTAGACAAGGATGATAAACTTGATTCATGAGTAGGAAACGGTTTAAGTACAAAGATCACTAAAAGAGGCTCAAACTCTGGTTAAGACTAGGAAGAAGAATCATcaaaaatatttacataaatttaCAAAATAATGGTATTACAGTTTACACATCAGTTCCTTACCTTACTTGTATAATGAAAAAGCAGACAAATACACATCAATGCACTGCCTTAAATTTGTTCATTAAATTATTTTGTTCATTACCTGATTTCATCATCACAATATATTAGCTTCTTTGTAAACCTATACTACTGAGAGCAACACCAAATAAGGAGTATTCAGCCAAAGATCTAGCTCTGACATGCATCTGTATCCTTCTATTAGAACTGGCACACATGTTGTCCAAACAGTAAGCCTGATGCTACTTTTAAACATGGCAATAGTGATGAGGATGAAGGATTGAatatattaattagtaaatattgcAGGCTATTATTTATGAATAGATTCGAGTTGGAATTTGTAGAGGAGTTTGGAAGAAATACAGCTGTTGAGATTGATATTAGGGAGTTGTCTTCATATATTTATGTTGATGCTCGGAGGGAGGAAGCTTGGGTAATCGCAAGAGGTCTCACACAGAGACGACAAGTTGAAGAGGCCATAAAAAGAAACAAACATGTCACAAAATCTCTTATGACCAGAAAACAAAAGACGCATCATGGGCAAGATGCCTCGTATGCTGATTTATTGAGTTGGCTGATTAGTATATAAATATTATGTAGATATTTTGCTAGCAAGTTTCTACATTTCACTTAAAAagatttttcttgttttaagcactgAAGATTTTATTATCCTACTTGCATTAAGTTTTATCTATTCTCTATTTGGATTAGGTTCTTGATATGGATTTGGACATTGGCTAATTTTAAAGTTGGTATTAGATTCCTCTTAGATTAATTAATGGTGAATTGGTGATTTATACAAATTTTGTTTTGAGAATAAACTATGATTAGTTTTTCTTTcttctaaacttcaattactggattatttTTTAGGGTTAGATTCAATtcaaattacttagtttctggattgatatGAGGATCTTAGATTCTAAGTTTACATTTTTGGATTGATCGTgcttttttaaaataatttttttcctATTCTTTATTTCTGGAGATATCCATATCACATAATTTTAAAGCTAAAGAACTTGTGTTTCAATGCCAATTGCAAAATACAATCAACCAAATATATCAATATATTGATTATATAAAGTccaaatataaattttaaattggtaatGGGGCAAAGATAATTATAACTATAAATAGGGTTATAGCTTAAACGCATAACTAAGTCAACAAAGTGTTCATTCCAAAGCACTTGCATGAACAAATGGATAAATATTTATTGGTTTTATACTTAGAACCAATTAATAATTCATGCATTCAAGTAGCTATGCACTGGGGTGATATTTTTCATATTAAGTTTTATATTTTAGCTATAGAACTAAGTACATATGTTACTTATTATTCATTTTTCTTCATTGTACTTAGTTGCTGAGGTAGCAAGGATTAGATATATTCATCTTTAGTTTCATATATCCATATTTGGTGGAAAATCTAAAACCAACTATGCATATGTGCATAATTGCATTCAAGTATGGCATTGCTTTAGTGTAAATAGTTCCATTTTATGGAAAAGAAACCAATTATAGGATTGCATTAAACTTGATCTAACAAAAAAGTGACACGGGGTAATTCGTCTACTTGTCCATTAATATGATGccaattataaaataattcgtcTACTTGCCCGTTAATATGTTGCCAATTATAAAATACATCCAAACCCAAAACAAAATGGGTACCGGGCCAACAACCCCATCACAGATCTGTCCAAAAGATCTAGCAATTTGGTACACATTAGTTGTTTGACTTATATCTATTAAGGACCCGAATACTCTTATTCTTATTGATGTGGAATGTTACAAAATTTCGAAATTggaaataaaaagatcaaatccTTGTTTGACTCCTAGACATTCAACATACTTTCGCTTTGTCAAAGGTAATCCATTACAATACAGTTATGAATGAGCATTAATTAAAAGGGGAATTGATATAGGGTGTAGATTACCTTGAGAGGTTTCCTGCGGTATATCAGAATGCATCCATAAATTAGCGCCAAGAGCACATAATTAAATAAAGACTGGGAAGTTGGTGCATTAATTCCTAAAATACacataaaaaaaaaaaaaggaaaagcATATAATTAAAGCAAACAGCTAAACTAGCATATACTATAATAAAAGGATATTGAGACAACATGAAAAATTATGAAGAAATAAAAAATCAACGATAGGACAGAAAGATAATAACAGGAAAACAAacatgtatgtatatgtatacctCTCCTAGCCAATTCAGAAGATGAAAAACCAGTGGAAGTGATCAAAAGTGATAAAATCTGTCCCAAAACTAGAGCAATTAATGTCTTCTTGCTCCAGAATTCCCAAAAATTAACCATTCTTACTTGGCCCCTCTCCGATTCTCTTATGTGTGTGTGTTATACAAGGAGTGTGTGTTATACAAGGAGAAAAGGGGCAGTCAACACAAAGTGAATATAATAATCTATACAATACACAAATAATTAAAAGGATCAAGTCTTCTATGATATATATTCAACTTCATATACAGTATATGTGTATATTCTCATGACTATGACTGTGAGTATAAAGATGAAGGTTATTTTAATTGATATCCAAATCAACTTATTATATTAATTcatctttatttaattaatttaaataacaatttttattataataaataatttaattattatataaatattatagatatatatatatatatatatttacactATCAAAAGTTAAGTTATCATAATATAATTTTACTAGTTAAAAAAAATCACATATAGTATTAATCtggttaaaataaaattatcatttTGTAAAATCAAACTAAAAGTAATTAGTTAAATTTTCTTGGTGTAACTAGTATTaggttaaaacaaaataatgtaAACTATTAATTCAGAATAAAATGAAATTAATATATGACTGAGCGTAATTAATATATTGTTGATCCAAATTAATACTTCTCTTTTAATTATAATCATTTATATAAAAATACgtaaaaatatcaaaaaaaatatttttttcaataAATATTATTGTTCTTTTCAAATATCtcttattaaaaaattataaaaatatacggGTATTAGTATATTTATCATGAAATCATATCCTTTAagaaatttaaaatttgaatacaaattaaaaaaattcaaaagttatataatattaaaaaaaaagtTTCGTGAAATACACGGTTTTTAAACtgctaataataataataattcatTTAAACACGCCCCAAAGTTGATGAAGGTTTATAAGCCTCATATTATACTAATATACTGCTTCGTCCCCCGGT
This genomic interval from Apium graveolens cultivar Ventura chromosome 8, ASM990537v1, whole genome shotgun sequence contains the following:
- the LOC141678809 gene encoding uncharacterized protein LOC141678809 isoform X1, with the translated sequence MVNFWEFWSKKTLIALVLGQILSLLITSTGFSSSELARRGINAPTSQSLFNYVLLALIYGCILIYRRKPLKSKWYFYVLLGLVDVEANYLVVKAYQYTSLTSVMLLDCWSIPCVILLTWLFLKTKYRFRKYVGVAICVAGLVLVIFSDVHASDRSSGSSPLKGDVLVIAGSMLYAISNVSEEFFVKNADRVELMAMLGLFGAIVSAIQICVLERTELKNIHWSSGVAFPFTGFAVAMFLFYSGVPVLLKMSGSTMLNLSLLTSDMWSVLIRIFAYHEKVDWMYFIAFAAVVVGLVVYSGDLRGDREVEQNSAEVADENAEQSKHLDEEGGLANSIKMGIPGSSRSVDATTSRGNV
- the LOC141678809 gene encoding uncharacterized protein LOC141678809 isoform X2 — its product is MVNFWEFWSKKTLIALVLGQILSLLITSTGFSSSELARRGINAPTSQSLFNYVLLALIYGCILIYRRKPLKSKWYFYVLLGLVDVEANYLVVKAYQYTSLTSVMLLDCWSIPCVILLTWLFLKTKYRFRKYVGVAICVAGLVLVIFSDVHASDRSSGSSPLKGDVLVIAGSMLYAISNVSEEFFVKNADRVELMAMLGLFGAIVSAIQICVLERTELKNIHWSSGVAFPFTGFAVAMFLFYSGVPVLLKMSGSTMLNLSLLTSDMWSVLIRIFAYHEKVDWMYFIAFAAVVVGLVVYSGGDREVEQNSAEVADENAEQSKHLDEEGGLANSIKMGIPGSSRSVDATTSRGNV